Genomic DNA from Chlorogloeopsis sp. ULAP01:
TGGTTCACCTTATCTAAATTAAAATTAAATTGTTCAGATGAAGAATTATTTAATGCAATATCTGAATTTCAGTTTTGTACTCTTGGCAAGTGTTGGACTAATTTTTTTAGGCGCTTGTAGTAACAGCAATCAAACTGCTAGTACAGATAAAAATACTTCAGTAACCTCTAATTCCAGTTCTGGATCGCCAACCGCTTCTGCTTCACCTACAGCTAAAATAAATAACGAACATGGTGCATCAAAAGGCGGTCAAGTTGTAGAAACAGGAGCTTATCATTTAGAATTTGTACCTGAAAAAGATGCGAATGGAACTCATATGGATTTGTATCTGCTTAGAGGAGACAATCACGAAACAGTTCCTAACGCTAAAGTAACAGCTCAAGTTCAGCTACCTGATGGCAAACAAAAGAATGTCCCTTTCAATTATGATGCTAGCGGTAAACACTACACAGGCTTGTTATCAGAAAAAGCAACTGGACAGTATCAAGTGAAAGTTACTGCCGATGTTGGTGGTAAAAAGATAGATGGTCGTTTTAGCTTCAATCAATAATATATAAAAATTGGCGTTGCTGAATCTGGAATTGAATTTATCTCACGCACCAGACGCGTTAGACGCCCGAAAGGCGGCTTCCCGGAGGGTAGGCGCAGAGAGTAAGAGCAAGAGTAAGAGTTTCAAGGTACTTCTATTCTGCAATGCCTAAAAATCTATTTTAATTTTAAGAGTAGTTTTCTTTGCGATCGCATTGTAAACAAATAATATTTCATCTTGATTTCATTCGTGAATGAAAAACTAATAATATGGGCTTTTGTAAAAGGAATAACTCCAATAGATCAAGCCTAATAAGTAAAGTTTTGTTGCTATGATTAGACTCTCCATTTGAGTAGAGAGTTGACAATTAAAGTTAAGTAGTAAAGAACAAAATTAGAGAGAAATAGAACTATTTCCTCACAAGTTGCTCACAATATGTAGTTAACGTTCATGATAGAAACAAAATATTTAGTCTTCAGTCTTTAAAAAAGGTGAAGAGATGAAAAGCAGAAATTTGATTTATAGTCTGATAGGATTATTGAGCAGTAGTACTCTCGTAGAATTATTAATAATAAATAACACGCAAGCTCAGTCCCCAAATTCACAACATAATACTCATCACCCATCTACTCAAACTACCCTTCGGCAAAGAGGGATGATGATGGGTGCAGTCGATCAACATTTCATTGAAATGATGATTCCCCACCATCAGCAAGCAGTGGAGATGGCTAATCTAGCTTTAACGCGTGCTAAACATCTAGAAACAAAAAAACTAGCTCAAGCTATTAAAACAGAGCAAGCCCGTGAAATTCAACAAATGCGAACTTGGTACAAAGCATGGTACGGCAAAGAAGTGCCTGCTACCTCAATGTCTGGTATGGGAATGAAAATGCCCATGCATCATGACATGAGGGGCATGGATGTAGATTTAGAAGCCTTGAAAAATGCTCCAGATTTTGATCGAGAATTTATCAGCCAAATGATTCCCCATCACCAGATGGCTGTGATGATGGCACAGATGATGATTAAGAGTGGTACACGCCCTGAACTTCGCAACTTAGCTCAATCTATGATTAAAACACAAACGGCTGAAATTGCCCAGATGCGGCAATGGTATCAAGCTTGGTATCAGCCTGCTGCTAGATAAAGTCAACAATGATTTGTTTGGTTTAGAGCAATTTTTTATGAGGGTGCTACTTGTAGAAGATGAGCCGGATTTAGGTGCTGCAATTAAGCGAGTTTTAAATCAAGAAAAGTATGTGGTTGACTGGGTAACTGATGGTACTGATGCTTGGGCTTATTTAGAAAATAGCTGGGCGCAATATACGCTAGCTATTGTTGATTGGATGTTACCAGGAATATCAGGATTGGAGTTATGTCAGAAGCTACGTAAAAATAAAAATCCCTTGCCTGTTTTGATGCTAACAGCTAAAGACAGAATGGAAGATAAAGTTACTGGGCTGGATGCGGGTGCAGATGACTACTTAGTAAAGCCATTTGGGATGGCAGAATTACTAGCGCGATTGCGGGCGTTACAGAGGCGATCGCCTCACTTTCAACCGCAGGAATTAACTGTTGGCAACCTAACTCTCGATTACGGCAATAGTACCGTTACAAGTCACCATGCCGATCCAGACAAACAGCTAATACCCCTAACTAATAAGGAATTTCAGTTACTAGAGTATTTGATGAAGCACCCAAATCAAATTGTTACCACAGAACAAATTCGCAATCAACTTTGGGAAGTAAGTGCAGAACCTGTTAGTAATGTAGTAGCAGCGCAAGTACGTTTACTGCGCCGTAAATTAGCAAATAGTGGTTGTGGCAACCCAATTGAAACGTTGCATGGCATGGGGTATCGTCTCAATCTTACCGATGAATCAAAATAAACTGTTTCAAAATACCCGCCTTCGTTTAGCTTTATGGTATGCGATCATCATGGCTTTAATTTTAAGCCTGTGCGGATTTGGTGTTTACGAAGCGATATCCCATGCTCATTGGATGACTTTAGATCGAGAACTA
This window encodes:
- a CDS encoding DUF305 domain-containing protein: MKSRNLIYSLIGLLSSSTLVELLIINNTQAQSPNSQHNTHHPSTQTTLRQRGMMMGAVDQHFIEMMIPHHQQAVEMANLALTRAKHLETKKLAQAIKTEQAREIQQMRTWYKAWYGKEVPATSMSGMGMKMPMHHDMRGMDVDLEALKNAPDFDREFISQMIPHHQMAVMMAQMMIKSGTRPELRNLAQSMIKTQTAEIAQMRQWYQAWYQPAAR
- the rppA gene encoding two-component system response regulator RppA, yielding MRVLLVEDEPDLGAAIKRVLNQEKYVVDWVTDGTDAWAYLENSWAQYTLAIVDWMLPGISGLELCQKLRKNKNPLPVLMLTAKDRMEDKVTGLDAGADDYLVKPFGMAELLARLRALQRRSPHFQPQELTVGNLTLDYGNSTVTSHHADPDKQLIPLTNKEFQLLEYLMKHPNQIVTTEQIRNQLWEVSAEPVSNVVAAQVRLLRRKLANSGCGNPIETLHGMGYRLNLTDESK